The Haliotis asinina isolate JCU_RB_2024 chromosome 2, JCU_Hal_asi_v2, whole genome shotgun sequence genomic interval TCTTGGTGATGTTAAATATGAAAGGAGCAAATTTTAGAGACCTTGGGACCCTAGTGAAATTCAGTTATACTGGGGTAAGAAATTAGTGATGGTTATGTTGTCTTTATGCTGTATTTTAACCCATCATAGGCATAATTACCTGTCTTATACACATCTTTTGGGCCTATTAATATATACAGTTATGACAGTGTCCTCTACGTTTTCATCTTGAATTTCAAATACTAATTTCTAATATTATATGATTcaattgtaaatattaaatcacCTCTGATAATTCATTAAATAAAGCATTTTTTTCATCAAATACAAGATTAAATGAAATTTTgtaccttgagtgagtgagtgagcgggtttggtttaacaacacttttagcagtattccagcaatattgcgaTTGGTTACTCCAGaattaggcttcacacattatgcccatgtgggaaattgaacctgggtcttcagcatgaagagCGAAAGGATttatcactaggctaccacactgaCCCTTTGTACCTTGAAAATGACTTTGCTATCATGAAGTTCAGTCCCATTAGTTTTAGTGGCAGACTTCATGCTAAACCCATTATGTTATGAATGCACCATATTCTAATGTACTGTTACCTCCATTCATATGATGAAGTTTTGCACATATACATGTAAGCAAATTTGCACACATGAGTAAAAGTATATTTGCCGTGTGTTCATGCAAGGTTAGCCTGACACATAAGCGAAAAAGGTGGACACACTCAGTATTGATAATGGAATATGACTTTTCAATGAtatatgtaatgaaaacatgaaatggaTTGTGATTGAATTATGGGCAATCAAACACTTGTTACGAGAATGCTAACTATTCCTTACAGTATCATCATATGATTGTTATAGTCGGTCAACCTGATGTTAattgttgtgtctgtaaaatacAATGATATCTGTTAACATACTTTGTCATATGGTTTTATTAGATGAGAAAATTAGAAGCCAGCGTTTCTTTTGTGCCTCAGTTTTACATCGTAACATTTTGATCATAATTATATGGATTGAAGTGAGGCATCAGTCATCTCAGGCATATGGAATATAAAGCTGAGGAGATGTAAATGAAGCTCTACTTGACTAACACTGTCAATAGAGGGAGTAAAATGAATGTTCACTTCTTTCATTTTCCCAGTATCTGTAGATGCTGATGacctcaaaaaaaaaaaaagaatgtttTATTATGTCATTCTGCATATCAATCTTCAGAAGCATTAAAATATAACTAAGGTTGTCAAATGAATAAACATTCAATATAATTAAAAAGGATGTCCTCTCTAGAACCACAAATAAATTGGGTTGTTTTTTGTATCTCTATACATTGATTTACACTACATCTTCAGAGATTGAAGAATGAACGGTCATCTTCATTTGCCCATGATAACCCAGGTAGAGATGACTAGAAGCTTCCATCTATGCTTTCTTTCCTGATTTGAGTTTTCAATTTTTCCCTGTTTTTTCTGTGCTTCTTCATCAGTTCAGCCTTTTGATTACTTTCATCTTCAAGTGGTACAGTACATGGAAtttccaacagtaaccagagaAAATAGGCATAGTGCAACCAACAGGAAACAAATGCTTACCCTAAGCAAATGTACTGTGCGCTGATATGACAGTTTCCACATTCAGAGACAGAAAATACTCACCCCCATAACTTTTACTTATACCATGTAGCAAATTTGCACCTAGTGCTGGTGAGGTGTaagtttacatatgtgtgtaaaatttgcatatatatgCATTCATGCAACCCATATTGCTCATTCGTATACATATACTTACATATGTGCAAATTATATGTGAGCAAATGTGGTTGTATGAATGGGGTAATATCACATTTGACAACTATTACAGCAGTTACAAATGGTATTTGTATTGCAATAAACCACAAAATGTTTGGGGAGGTGATTTTTAAGATTCTACTGAAAACCTGTCATAGATGGCATGGCCAACATACCTTGCAATCATGGTCATTACACAAACATTGCCCAGACACTACACTGTCATTGTTACATTTCAGCTGTCAATCCCTTGTAAACATTTAGAAACTTAGCAGAGATTCTAGTTTTTCCTTCCTGCTGGTCTGTCACTTCATATAGGAAACAATGCTATCGCAGCATTAGTTTCAAATTCAATCAGATATGACTCACAGTGGTTGTACCTGAACGTTATTCACTGCATGAGGGTCAGCACTTGTTGGTTTGAGAGACTGAATGCATGGTCTAGGTGAGTAGTCCTGTCAGATTTTTCACCAGTGTATTTTCcatcaatatttcatcataaGGGTTGTAGCTTTGCAGTGTTTGTCCTAGGCATGAAAATTTAGGAGTCATCATGAGTTCCtagtgtcatgagagggagtcatggacatgtttagGGGAGTCAACTTCATTTTGGAACTTCCATCATGACATTGTTTAATAATGACTAAAGCAATTTAATGCAGGTCAAgtatttaatcagcactgaGCAGTTAACTGGCAAACAGTAAAGCAAGTTGTTGAAACCAACAGCAAATTACAAGCTTAGATTATCTGAACTTAgaaaaaaattgtttgcattGTGGATCTGAAAAACTGAACATGATAGACGTACACATTTACAGGTGACTGAGATATAATATGGACAGTACAAGTAGAAGGATATGTGATTTGGATGCCTTTCAAACGTACCAGatttactggtaaacacatataagatgatccacgacctgacaaataaccccaatttgcatacttgggaacgccccacagaacgatccacttgaaacaagagggagacaggttgtctgataaatatcgagaagttcattttccccgtgcgtttcacgcatgaattgttatagcacactcgatttggaaacaggtacaatcccaacgaattgccatatcatacatcgtatccagagtgggtagttgttttttactccatataaactttgtacaaattgacggactgcacaccagtcgaaatcatcaagtttgtaactgcaagttttgggtttgcgcaactttgtgggactgataaatgtaggtccactcgcactcctacctccttctgccttaatgcagagagtccagtagcaaggctactttgtaaaagagaatctgctttggttgcataatttttgtccatatacatgataacattgtatgctatctcccttgcctgagaatgaactatttgcccatgttttcctaacttggacattttttactgcaactgaaatctgtttaacagcattgagacaggtgtaaaacagtagcgagacaggtgttaatcggTAGCAGTGTTGATTTCGTGTCACGGTTAGTATGTGTTGCacatgcataatcgtcaagctacctgtagcagccaagtgtactcgcccaattcgttgtaccgcctctcttgtcacaatgcgtttagtgcgcaggatcatctaatatgtgtctagcagtactCAAGGTGAGATTTTTTCCTTAGGAAGAAACACTAAGGATTTTTCACCTTTTATAATAAATAGAGTAACTGTTGCTGGGGAAACAACTATTGAGATAGCTATGGTCTTTTTCAACATACAATTGCGATAGCAATAGTATGAGAAAGAGATTCTGTGCTTTGTGCTGATTGGTTGATCAAAAGCTTCTCCCAAAATGTTCACACAGTTGCTGCAGACACAGTTAGGCTggacttgtatgttgcagtggtTAGACTGTTGTTTCAGAGTTCCAATGACATCTCTGCTGGTCGGAGAGTACAGTTGGTTTCCCCATTGTCTCATGCATGGATTTTTTCTGTGAAAATGTTCAAACTGAGATGGTGCAGACAAGAAACTGAATTCTTGCACAATTCTGACACCTGTTTCAACTAAGAACCAAAGCATCCACCTATAAGGTTGATGTAGCACAACATTCTTACTCTGTATCCTTAGACCTACATGCAGCTTTATAGGTACAGGAAGCAGATTAAAGAACCTAATATTGAAAGTGATTTATCAGAATATCTCAAGAAAGAGTCCCAATGTACCTGAAGTTTGatagcaaaagtaatgtttgCTGTGATATAAGTCTTTGAAGCTGGTCAAACTGAAATGAAAAGTAAATAAGATTTACTGCAACAGAATGTTGTAATTTTTTCGTTAGAATTTCTAACAAAttgtcctaattccctaaaaacaaacagacatgtttttatgtagatTATGATACATGGAAATCGTGTGGAAAGTAGGTGATTGTATTATTTAGACAGCTCAGCAATTAGCGTGGCCATCAAAAGATTAGTGCTGAAGAACATTTATTATACATACCAGACTCAGTCCACTGTATCTGAAGGAAAGCAGTCTGGCTTACTGTGAACCTTGTCTTCTTCAGGCAGCTCAGAGGATAGACCCACCTAAGAGGAAGAAATGATGACTGTAGTATGATTAAGAAGGAATGACAGGTATCTGTCATTCATAGCAttctcaaaaatattttgtttaaagctTCAAAGGACATTTACCGTATGATTTTAAATGTTTGCATGGAGATATTTGGTGATGCAGGTGATGCATCGTGAATGGGTTTAAACATGCAGAGAAGCAAGAATCAGCCTTACCTGTGAGCTTACGGCTTCAGAAGCTGCAGATGAAGACTGATCAGACTCAGCACAGACCAAAAGAGGTTGTGTGGAGGTGTTATGAGCACCATTGCTGGATGAGGATGTTGGATCATGGACATCTTTATCTGTTTCCCTTGCTTCACCAGTCCATAGTGTTGGGCCTGCAGAGCTGCTTATGTCAGGCTCAGATATCTGGAGTCTGGAGGATGCAGGTTTACCCAGGCTGTCAGGTCCTTCGGGTTTGAGATTCATCTTAGCTGAATCTTTGGTCTTCAGAATCTGTCCTTCAACTGCAGCTGCCACAACAGGAGGTATTTGAGTGAAGGTTGGGCCATGGACCGGGCTGTCTTTCCAAGCAGCAGTAGAACCTTCCTCAGGAGATACCTTTCCTACAGCATTATCAGACTTCAGGAGTATATCATTTGTTTCAGGGCTGCTGCAAGCATGAGACGTGTCTCCTGCAGTGATACCTTCAGCTTCTGTCACTTCCTTCAGACCAGTTAGAGGTGCAGGTGGTGTGTCCGAGGTATTTTCATCCTCCGAATATAGAACTAAAGCTGATGGACCTGAGTCATCTATGGGTTCCTTAGTTTGGCTAGGGGGATCTTCAGGATGTACACCTTCACACTCGATGGCTGCTGATACTGAATGGACATGGCTGTCCAAATGGAAACTTGTGTTGCTCGTTGGAACGTGCATGGTTGGACTGAGGCTGGTACAAGAATCTGATGTAGGCTGTGAAGCTGGGGGCTTGGAGAGTTGGGATGGGCTGTTGTTCTGGCCTAATACAGCCAGTGCTGATGTAGCTGACTTGTTGATTGGAGTCAGTGGAATAGTTCTTCCAGTTGGTCTTGTCACAGAAGGTATGGCCCACTCTCCATCATTATCACCTTCATCAACAAGAGGAAGTGCACAGGAGGAGATGGAATGTGGAGATACTGCAGCGTCTATAGTTGAtgcagctggaatgttgctacctTGGTTCAGTCTGTCTGCTTCAGGGTCACAACCAGATTGGTCAACCTTCACAAATGTCCTTGGTCTTGATTCACTGGCTGGTTCTCCCTTTCTGATTCTCAGTCTCAAGCCCATGTCATGGATAACTCCTGTTT includes:
- the LOC137273783 gene encoding uncharacterized protein — encoded protein: MFFQRNSEHNIENRQDTWESEENNQPVQNETGVIHDMGLRLRIRKGEPASESRPRTFVKVDQSGCDPEADRLNQGSNIPAASTIDAAVSPHSISSCALPLVDEGDNDGEWAIPSVTRPTGRTIPLTPINKSATSALAVLGQNNSPSQLSKPPASQPTSDSCTSLSPTMHVPTSNTSFHLDSHVHSVSAAIECEGVHPEDPPSQTKEPIDDSGPSALVLYSEDENTSDTPPAPLTGLKEVTEAEGITAGDTSHACSSPETNDILLKSDNAVGKVSPEEGSTAAWKDSPVHGPTFTQIPPVVAAAVEGQILKTKDSAKMNLKPEGPDSLGKPASSRLQISEPDISSSAGPTLWTGEARETDKDVHDPTSSSSNGAHNTSTQPLLVCAESDQSSSAASEAVSSQVGLSSELPEEDKVHSKPDCFPSDTVD